The Daucus carota subsp. sativus chromosome 9, DH1 v3.0, whole genome shotgun sequence genome window below encodes:
- the LOC108201098 gene encoding cytochrome P450 89A2 produces MEAWFIIAITLSLALLLKPLLSLLTASGPHLPPGPTSYPILGNLLWLRHSLSDIEQILAQLKLKYGPIIRLTIGSRTAIFINSHSLAHTSLVENGAVFSDRPKAPPITKFLSSDQHTITSAGYGATWRLFRRNLSSEILHPSRVKAFSHARDWVLNLLVRRFDKSSDKGGVKVVGEFQFAMFGLLVLMCFGDKLEEKEIKEIERVQRGLLLSLGRFRVLDIWPVLGKVLFYRRWLELKQLRRNQEGVLIPLIKSRLEKLQSGFDQDEGVVSYVDTLLKLKLPEEGDRKLSFGEIVGLCGEFLNAGTDTTTTALQWIMANLVKYPEIQGKVYDEIVGVKGNCPGLGGEGKMVVVEEEDLQQMPYLKAVVLESLRAHPPAHFVLTHSVTEEVKLDGYVVPTDARINYMVAEMGRDPKVWDDPLEFKPERFLNKKGDLDAFDITGSRGIKMMPFGAGRRICPGLNLALLHLEYFVANLIWHFEWKAPDGVPVDLSEKAEFTVVMKNPLLAHISPRAKM; encoded by the coding sequence ATGGAAGCTTGGTTCATCATCGCCATCAcactctctctcgctctcctCCTCAAAcccctcctctctctcctcACTGCTTCTGGGCCCCACCTCCCTCCGGGCCCCACTTCTTACCCTATCCTCGGTAACCTCCTCTGGCTCAGACACTCTCTCTCCGACATCGAACAAATCCTAGCCCAACTCAAACTCAAGTACGGCCCCATCATCCGTCTCACAATTGGGTCCCGCACCGCCATTTTCATCAACTCTCATTCCCTGGCCCACACTTCTCTCGTTGAAAACGGCGCCGTTTTCTCCGACCGCCCTAAAGCGCCGCCGATTACTAAGTTTCTAAGCTCTGATCAGCATACCATTACTTCTGCTGGGTATGGCGCCACGTGGCGCTTGTTTCGGAGGAATTTGAGTTCTGAGATTTTGCATCCTTCGAGGGTCAAGGCGTTTTCTCATGCCCGAGATTGGGTGTTGAATTTGCTGGTGCGGCGGTTTGATAAAAGTTCCGACAAAGGGGGTGTTAAGGTTGTGGGTGAGTTTCAGTTCGCGATGTTCGGGTTGCTTGTGTTGATGTGTTTTGGGGATAAGTTGGAGGAGAAGGAGATTAAGGAGATTGAGAGGGTGCAGAGAGGGCTTTTGTTGAGTTTAGGGAGGTTTAGGGTGCTCGATATCTGGCCCGTGTTGGGGAAGGTTTTGTTTTATCggagatggttggaattgaaaCAGCTTAGACGGAATCAAGAGGGTGTGTTGATTCCGTTGATCAAGTCCCGACTGGAGAAGCTCCAGTCGGGATTTGATCAGGACGAGGGGGTTGTGTCGTATGTGGATACGTTGTTGAAGTTGAAGCTTCCGGAGGAAGGGGATAGGAAGTTGAGTTTTGGGGAGATTGTAGGTTTGTGTGGTGAGTTTTTGAATGCGGGGACGGATACGACGACCACGGCTTTGCAATGGATTATGGCTAATTTGGTCAAGTATCCGGAGATTCAGGGGAAGGTTTATGATGAGATTGTGGGTGTCAAGGGGAATTGTCCGGGGTTGGGGGGAGAAGGGAAAATGGTGGTGGTGGAGGAAGAGGATTTGCAGCAGATGCCGTATTTGAAGGCCGTTGTGTTGGAGAGTTTGAGAGCTCATCCGCCTGCACATTTCGTGTTGACACATTCTGTGACGGAGGAAGTTAAGCTGGACGGCTATGTGGTGCCTACAGATGCGAGGATTAATTATATGGTGGCTGAGATGGGGAGGGATCCAAAGGTGTGGGATGATCCTTTGGAATTCAAACCGGAGAGGTTCTTGAATAAAAAGGGAGATTTAGATGCTTTCGATATAACAGGGAGCAGGGGGATCAAGATGATGCCTTTCGGTGCTGGGAGAAGGATATGCCCTGGCCTGAACTTGGCATTGCTTCATCTCGAGTACTTTGTGGCTAATCTGATTTGGCATTTCGAATGGAAGGCTCCTGATGGTGTTCCTGTTGATCTATCAGAGAAAGCAGAGTTCACTGTTGTCATGAAAAATCCCCTACTTGCTCACATTTCGCCGAGGGCTAAAATGTAG